The DNA window CCCGCTGCTCATTTGCATAACCACGCCCCACTAGCAAGACTGCAGCGCTATTTAAAGGCGCTTAATTTGCATAGCCACGCCCCTCTAGCGGGAAAGCAACGCTATTTAAATGTAGCTAATTTGCATAACCACGCCCCTCTAGCGGGAAAGCACCGCTATTTAAACGTAGCTAATTTGCATAACCACGCCCTACCAGCCGCTAACCGTCGCTGTTTAACGGAGCTGATTTGCATAACCACACCCACCGCCATTTCCCATTCGCAGCTCTATTTGCATGGCCCCGCCTACCAAACGATTATGATTTACATAACCCCGCCCCCTAAATCAAACCACGCCTTAATCTTCATAACCCCGCCCCTTCCCCATTACCCGCCACCGCTCTCATTTACATAACCCCGCCCTTCCTGCGGCTCAATTTACATAACCCCGCCCCCTCATTTACATGGCCCCgccccctctcccctcagcGCTGCCCTCACCTGCGGCCGCGCTCGGtagcggcggcgcggcggggccgtcCCGGGCGCTACGGGCGCTGCCGGAGCCCAGGCGCGGCCGGGCCGGAGGCGGACGGCGGCGGTGACGGTGGCGGTGACGTGCCGGTACATGGCGGTCCCCGTTTGTCGCTGTCcccgcggccgctgccgcctcctcctcctcctcctcctcttttccccctcacGCCGGGCGCTCCTTCCGCGCCTGCGCGGGCCGCGCGCGCCTCggccccccccacccccagccgGCGCCGCGCGCATGCGCCGAGCGCGGGAAGGTGACCCGGGACCGGCTGCGCACGCGCGGTGGCGCCGCGCTGTTCCCGCCCACCCCCCGCTCATTCATGAGGGGGCGCGGGGGCGGGGTTAAGAGGACGCAGCCAATAGGAAGCGAGCTCCCACGCTGGGGGGCGGGGCTTCTGCCATATATGGGCAACGTAGTGGACAAGCCACGCCCAGACCCGGAAAAGAcgccagggaaaggaaaaaagctcgGAAATCGCCGATTTTAttgaaatgtccccaaaaacgagggggggggggaggggacggCACCCCCCGGGGCCgtgcggggggggggaggggcacccACGGGGCTGGGAGGTCCCAGTGGGGCGGGAACTGGTCCCAGTTGAGGCTTCCAGTGGGGCAGGAACTGGTTcccagtggggtcagtggggcaGGAACTGGTTCCCAGTGGGGTTATGGGGCAGGAACTGGTTCCCAGTGGGGTTATGGGGCAGGAACTGGTTcccagtggggtcagtggggtggGAACTGGTTcccagtggggtcagtggggcaGGAACTGGTTCCCAGTGGGGTTATGGGGCAGGAACTGGTTCCCAGTGGGGTTATGGGGCAGGAACTGGTTCCCAGTAGGGTTATGGGGCAGGAACTGGTTCCCAGTGGGGTTATGGGGCAGGAACTGGTTcccagtggggtcagtggggcaGGAACTGGTTcccagtggggtcagtggggcaGGAACTGGTTCCCAGTGGGGTTATGGGGCAGGAACTGGTTcccagtggggtcagtggggcaGGAACTGGTTcccagtggggtcagtggggcaGGAACTGGTTcccagtggggtcagtggggtggGAACTGGTTcccagtggggtcagtggggcaGGAACTGGTTCCCAGTGGGGTTATGGGGCAGGAACTGGTTcccagtggggtcagtggggcaGGAACTGGTTcccagtggggtcagtggggcGGGAACTGGTTcccagtggggtcagtggggcaGGAACTGGTTcccagtggggtcagtggggcaGGAACTGGTTCCCAGTGGGGTTATGGGGCAGGAACTGGTTcccagtggggtcagtggggcaGGAACTGGTTcccagtggggtcagtggggcaGGAACTGGTTcccagtggggtcagtggggcaGGAACTGGTTCCCTGTGGGGTTATGGGGCAGGAACTGGTTcccagtggggtcagtggggctGGAACTGGTTcccagtggggtcagtggggcGGGAACTGGTTCCCAGTGCGATTATGGGGCAGGAACTGGTTcccagtggggtcagtggggcGGGAACTGGTTcccagtggggtcagtggggcaGGAACTGGTTcccagtggggtcagtggggcaGGAACTGGTTCCCAGTGGGGTTATGGGGCAGGAACTGGTTcccagtggggtcagtggggcGGGAACTGGTTcccagtggggtcagtggggcaGGAACTGGTTCCCAGTGGGGTTGGTGGCCATGGGGGGGGTCAGTGGCcatgggggggggggtcagTGGCCATGGAGGGGGGGCAGTGGCCATGGAGGGGGGTCAGTGGCCATGGAGGGGGGGTCAGTGGCCATGGAGGGGGGGTCAGTGGCCATGGAGGGGGGGTCAGTGGCCATGGAGGGGGGTCAGTGGCCATGGAGGGGGGGTCAGTGGCCATGGAGGGGGGGTCAGTGGCCATGGGGGGGGGTCAGTGGCCATGGAGGGGGGGTCAGTGGCCATGGAGGGGGGTCAGTGGCCATGGAGGGGGGGGTCAGTGGCCATGGGGGGGGTCAGTGGCCATGGAGGGGGGGTCGGTGGCCATGGGGGGGGTCAGTGGCCATGGAGGGGGGGGGTCGGTGGCCATGGAGAGGGTCAGTGGCCATGGGGGGGGGTCAGTGGCCATGGGGGGGGTCAGTGGCCATGGGGGGGGGGTCAGTGGCCATGGAGGGGGGGTCGGTGGCCATGGAGAGGAGTCAGTGGCCATGAAGAGGGGGTCAGTGGCCATGAAGAGGGGGTCAGTGGCCATGGAGAGGAGTCAGTGGCCATGGAGGGGGGTCAGTGGCCATGGAGGGGGGTCGGTGGCCATGGGGGGGGTCAGTGGCCATGGGGGGGGGTCAGTGGCCATGAAGAGGGGGTCAGTGGCCatggggggaggggtgggggaggtcAGCGGCCGACACgccccagggagctgtggggggaggggaaactCCTCAAACTGAGccccaaattcatcccaaagCCCAATCccaaagcagagcccagagcaaaccccaaatccatcacaaaatccagcccaaaacTGATCCCGGACTGATCCCAACCCCAACTAAACCCAAACTGATCCCAAAACCCATCCTAAAACCGATCCCAAACTgaacccaaacccatcccaaacccaacccaaacccatcccaaaacccatcccaaactgATCCTGACCCAGACCCAAAACAGGTCCCAAActgatcctgatcccattccccgttcccgatcccattccctgttcccattccccgttcctgatcccattcttgttcccattccccgttcccgatcccattcctgatcccattccctgttcccattccccattcccgatccccaatcccattccccgttcctgatcccattccctgttcccattccccattcctgatcccatttcctgttcccatttcctgttcccattccccgATCCCAatccccgttcccattccctgatcccaatTCCCGTTCCCAATCCCCAttctccattccctgttcctgaTCCcgttcctgatcccattccctgttcccaatCCCCGTTCCCGATCCCCattccccaatccccaatccccattcccgatccccattccccattccccgtTCCCAATCCCCGATCCCAATCCCCGTTCCCGATCCCAaccccattcccgttcccgttctCCAATTCTCATTCCCGATCCCGTTCCCCGTTCCCGATCCcgttcccaatcccattcccaatccccattccccaatccccaatccccattccccattccccgttcctgatcccattcctgttcccattccccgTTCCCAATCCCCGATCCCAATCCCCGTTCCCGATCCCAaccccattcccgttcccattctccaattcccattcccgttcccgatcccattccgtgttcccaatcccattcccaatccccgttcctgatcccattcctgatcccgtTCCctgttcccaatcccattcccaatccctgatcccaatcccTGTTCCTGATCCCGTTCCCcgttcccaatcccattcccattcccaatcccaatcccgttcccaatcccattcccaatccccgttcctgatcccattcctgatcccgttccccgttcccaatcccattccctgttccctgttcctgATCCCGTTCCctgttcccaatcccattcccaatccccattcCCCAATCCCCGTTCCCGATCCCGTTCCTGTTCCCAGTCCCCGttccccgttcccattcccaatccccgttcccgttcccgttccccgttcccattcccaattcccattcctgttcctgttcccgttccccgttcccattcccagtccccgTTCCCGTTGCGGGGTTACCTGTTCCCAGTCCCcgttcccaatcccattccccgttccctgtccccattcccattcccattcccattccccgtTCCCGTTGCGGGGTTAcctgttcccattccccagTCCCcgttccctgttcccattccccgttcccattcccattccccgtTCCCGTTGCGGGGGTCACCTGGCGCGGCGCGGGGGCGGCTCCGTGCGCGGGGGCGTCTCCGGGGGTCCGGCGGCTCCGGGGCTGTCCCGGCGCAGCAGGAACGGCCGGAGGCTGCCCCGCACCGGAGACCCCCGGGAAAGGTTGAAGGGCCAGGGGGGCTCCGGCTCCTCCCgcaggactggggagggggggcGTGGTCAGAGGAGGGACACGCCCACTGGACACAGGCCACGCCTACTGAGCAGAGGCCACGCCCACTGGACACAGGCCACGCCCACTGGACACAGGCCACGCCCACTGAACACACAGGCCACACCCACTGAGCGCACAGGCCACACCCACTGAGCACAGACCACGCCCACTGAGCACACAGGTCATACCCACAGAGGCCACACCCACGGAGCACAGGCCACACCCACTGAGCACAGGCCACACCCACTGAGCACAGGCCACACCCACAGAGTGCACAGACCACACCCACTGAGCACAGGCCACGCCCACTGAGCACAGACCACACCCACTGAGCAAATGCCACACCCACTGAGCACAGGCCACGCCCACTGAGCAGAGGTCATGCCCACGGAACACACAGGCCACGCCCACTGAGCACAGGCCACGCCCACTGAGCACAGGCCATGCCCACTGAGCACAGGCCACGCCCACTGAGCAGAGGTCACGCCCACTGAGCACAGGCCACACCCACTGAGCACAGGCCACGCCACACAGAGCACAGGCCACACCCACTGAGcacaggccacgcccaccgAGCAcacaggccacgcccaccgAGCACACAGGCCACACCCACCGAGCACACAGGCCACACCCACTGAGCACAGGCCACGCCCACAGAGCGCAGAGGCCACGCCCACTGACCACAGGCCACGCCCACTGAGCACACAGACAACACCCACTGAGCACACAGGCCACGCCCACTGCACACAGGCCACGCCCACTGAGCGCACAGGCCACGCCCACAGAGTGCACAGGCCACGCCCACTGAGCACAGGCCACACACACTGGACACAGGCCACGCCCACTGCGCACAGGCCACGCCCACTGAGCACAGACAACACCCACTGAGCACACAGGCCACGCCCACTGCACACAGGCCACGCCCACTGAGCGCACAGGCCACGCCCACAGAGTGCACAGGCCACGCCCACTGAGCACAGGCCACACACACTGGACACAGGCCACGCCCACTGCGCACAGGCCACGCCCACTGAGCACAGCCCACACCCACTGAACACACAGGCCACGCCCACTGAGCACAGGCCACGCCCACTGAGCACAGGCCACGCTCGCTGAGCACAGGCCACACCCACTGAGCACACAGGCCACGCCCACTGCGCACAGGCCACACCCACTGCGCACAGGCCACACCCACTGAGCACAGGCCACGCCCACTGAGCACAGGCCACGCCCACTGAGCACAGGCCACGCCCACTGAGCACAGACCACGCCCACTGAGCACAGGCCACACCCACCCAAGccacacccactgaccacacccactGGCCACACCCACTTCTTCACCCCCTGACCACACCCATGGGTGTGTCCACAgaagccccgccccctcccggccccgccccctgcTCACAGTCGCGCTCGGTCAGCGAGTACGGCTTGATCGGCTCCTCCGGCCGCGGCCGCGGGAACGGGcgccgggcgggggctgcggcACGGAAAGATCCGGAATTCACCCGGGAAAACGcacaaatccaccccaaaatccactcaggattccccaaaatccactcaggattccccaaaatccactcaggattccccaaaatccactcaggATTCCCTAAAATCCACTcaggattcccaaatccacccaaaatccacccaggattccccaaaatccacccaaaatcccacccaggattccccaaaatccacccaggattccccaaatcccaccctgggaaCCCCTGGAACGTTCCAGAAGGATTCCCTGGAATCCCAGCCCAGAATTCACCGCTTCTGGTGGAGAAAAACTCCAGgattcccccaaatccaccccaaaatcccacccaggatccccaaaatcccacccagggttcccaaatcccaccctgggaacccctggaatgttccagaagGATTCCCTGGAATCCCAGCCCGGGACTCACCGCTTCTGGTGGAGAAAAACCCCAGgattcccccaaatccaccccaaaatccacccaggattccccaaaatccaccccaaaatccactcaggattccccaaaatccacccaggattccccaaaatccactcaggattccccaaatcccaccctggatccccaaatcccaccctgggagcccctggaatgttccagaagGATTCCCTGGAATCCCAGCCTGGGACTCACCACTTCTGGTGGAGAAAAACCCCTggattccccaaaatccaccccaaaatccacccagataccccaaaatccacccaggattccccaaatcccaccctgggagcccctggaatgttccagaagGATTCCCTGGAATCCCAGCCCGGGACTCACCGCTTCTGGTGGAGAAAAACCCCAGgattcccccaaattcaccccaaaatccacccaggattccccaaaatccaccccaaaatccacccaggattccccaaatcccactctGGGAGCCCCTGGAACGTTCCAGAAGGATTCCCTGGAATCCCAGCCCGGGACTCACCGCTTCTGGTGGAGAAAAACCCCAGgattcccccaaatccaccccaaaatccactcaggattccccaaaatccactcaggattccccaaaatccacccagggttccccaaatcccacccaggattcccaaaatcccacccaggattcccaaatcccaccctgggaaCCCCTGGAACGTTCCAGAAGGATTCCCTGGAATCCCAGCCCGGGACTCACCGCTTCTGGTGGAGAAAACCCCAggattccccaaaatccaccccaaaatccactcagataccccaaaatccacccaggattccccaaatcccacccaggatcccccaaaacccacccaggattcccaaatcccaccctgggagCCCCTGGAACGTTCCAGAAGGATTCCCTGGAATCCCAGCCCGGGACTCACCGCTTCTGGTGGAGAAAAACTCCAGgattcccccaaatccaccccggattccccaaatcccacctaggattccccaaaatccactcaggatccccaaaatcccaccctggatccccaaaatccacccaggattccccaaaatcccacctaggattccccaaaatccactcaggatccccaaaatccacccaaatcccacccaggattccccaaatcccaccctgggagCCCCTGGAACGTTCCAGAAGGGTTCCCTGGAATCCCAGCCCGGGACTCACCGCTTCTGGTGGAGAAAAACCCCAGgattcccccaaatccaccccaaaatccacccagataccccaaaatccaccccaaaatccacccagataccccaaaatccaccccaaaatccacccagataccccaaaatccacccaggattccccaaaatccacccaaaatccactcaggattccccaaaatccacccaggatcccccaaaatccactcaggattccccaaaatccactcaggattccccaaatccacccaaaatccacccaggattccccaaaatccactcaggattccccaaaatccacccaaatcccacccaggattccccaaaatccacccaggattccccaaaatcccacccaggattccccaaaatccaccccaaatcccaccctgggagcccctggaatgttccagaagGATTCCCTGGAATCCCAGCCCGGGACTCACCGCTTCTGGTGGAGAAAAACCCCAGGatttccccaaatccaccccaaaatccacccagataccccaaaatcccacccaggattccccaaatcccaccctgggagCCCCTGGAACGTTCCAGAAGGGTTCCCTGGAATCCCAGCCCGGGACTCACCACTTCTGGTGGAGAAAAACCCCTCAAAGATGACGAAattgttcacctggagaagggggGCAAGAAGGAACCTGATGTAATTCCCGGCAATTCCACTCCCCCGCGGGGCTCTATCCGTGCTAACGAACAAACACACAATTAAAATTCATCCCGCTAATTAACGccaaaaatctgggatttcTTCCaccaaaaatctgatttttaatatggaaaaaaaactcctccacaaaatgtgaaatgttccccttttttccttcccctcaccTGTGGGATGAGGTTGCAGAGCCCAAAATGTTTCCTGAGGAAGCCCAGGAGTTTCTCCGAGGGTCGGTCCACGGCCAATTTCTCCGGCTGCACCCTctccctctggaattttttgggaattgggggGTTGGGCTTTCCCTGATTCCCGTTTTCTCCCTCAGGTTtcctttttccccacaaaaattcctgctttttcacCAAAATTTCCCActttccctcccaaaatcccggtTTCCACCCATAAAATTATTGTTTTCCTgcctaaaaattcccattttctacccaaaatctccatttcccacccaaaattcccattttttcccccaaacccccattttccccccccaaattcctgattttttccccccaaattccctttttcccccacagGATCCCCgttttccccccccaaaattcatgttttcacccccaaaattcatgttttttcccccccaacttcccaattttctcccaaaattcccatttccccccaaaactcccattttgtccccaaaatccccattttctcccccaaaattcaatttcttcccccccaaacccctgttttccctcccaaaattcatgttttttctcccaaaatccccattttcccccccaaaattccctttttccccccaaaatcccaattttcccccccaaaattcccttttcccccccaaaatccccatttccccccccaaaattccctttttccccccaaaatccccattttcccccccaaaattcccttttttccccccaaaatccccattttctcccccaaaattcaatttcttcccccccaaacctccgttttccctcccaaaattcatgttttttctcccaaaatccctgtttttcccccaaaattcccaatttttccccaaaatccccgtttttccccccaaacctgCAGCATCTCCCGGAAGAGCTCCATGCCCAGCCCCCGGCGCTGCTGGGACTCGTGGATGTAAAAATCCAGGACACAGAGCGGCTCCACCTCCACGTGGGACCCGTCCCGATCCTGGGGGAGAGTTTGGGGGAGtcaaataccccaaaatccccccctgggaaccccaaaatcccctctgggacctccaaaatccccccctggggaccccaaaatccccctctggggaccccccaaaatccccccctggagaccccccaaaatccccccctgggaaccccaaaatccccccctggggaaccccaaaatccccccctggagaccccaaaatccccccctggggacccccaaaatcccccctggggaaccccaaaatccccctctggggaaccccaaaatccccccctggagacccccaaaatcccccctggggacccccaaaatccccccctggagaccccaaaatccccccctggagaccccaaaatcccccccttggaaccctcaaaatccccccctgagaaccccaaaatctcaccctggggaccccaaaatcccctctgggacccccaaaatccccccctggagacccaaaatccccccccaggaacccccaaaatccccccccgggaaccccaaaatccccccctggggaaccccaaaatccccccctggggaccccaaaatcccccctgggacccccaaaatccccccccttgggaccccaaaatccccccctggagacccccaaaatccccccctgggacccccaaaatccccctctggagacccccaaattccccctctggggacccccaaaatccccccctggggaaccccaaaatccccccctgggaaccccaaaatccccccccttgggacccccaaaatccccccctggagaccccaaaatccccccctggagacccccaaaatccccccctggagaccccaaaatccccccctgggaaccccaaaatccccccctggggaaccccaaaatccccccctggagacccccaaaatccccccctgggaaccccaaaatccccccctggagacccccaaaatccccccctggagacccccaaaatcccccccctgggaaccccaaaatccccccccctggggacccccaaaatccccccctggagacccccaaaatccctccctggagacccccaaaatccccctctggagaccccaaaacccccccccaggaacccccaaaatccccctctggagacccccaaaatcccccctggggaaccccaaaatccccccctggggacccccataATCcccccctgggaaccccaaaatcccccctctggggaccccccaaaatccccccctggagacccccaaaatccccccctgggaaccccaaaatccccccctggagaccccccaaaatccccccccaggaacccccaaaatcccccccttgggacccccaaaatcccccctggggaacccccaaaatcccccccctggggaaccccaaaatccccccctggggacccccaaaatcccccccttgggaccccccaaaatctcaccctggggacccccaaaatcccccctggagaccccccaaaatcccccctctggggaaccccaaaatccccccctgggaaccccaaaatccccccctggagacccccaaaatcccaccctggggacccccaaaatctcccccctggggacccccaaaatcccccccctgggaacccccaaaatcccccctggggaccccccaaaatcccccaaacccgaGGGATCCGTCCCAGGACTCACCAGCAGGAAAAGCTTCTTGTACCCGACCTTGAGGAACCCGAGCACGGCGCCTTTTGGGGgacctgggggggatttggggaggtttagaggggtctgggggggatttgggagggattagagaaatttggggaggatttggggcgGATTTGGGATGTttagaggggtctgggggggatttggggaggtttagaggggtctgggg is part of the Poecile atricapillus isolate bPoeAtr1 chromosome 26, bPoeAtr1.hap1, whole genome shotgun sequence genome and encodes:
- the ATAT1 gene encoding LOW QUALITY PROTEIN: alpha-tubulin N-acetyltransferase 1 (The sequence of the model RefSeq protein was modified relative to this genomic sequence to represent the inferred CDS: substituted 1 base at 1 genomic stop codon), encoding MEFPFDLAPVLGERFCVVDQHLRPAGRGGTAKREELEQQLRTVIDELGKASAKAQGLSTPVTSAARMESNRHVLYILRDTRXEPRNKGAVLGFLKVGYKKLFLLDRDGSHVEVEPLCVLDFYIHESQQRRGLGMELFREMLQRERVQPEKLAVDRPSEKLLGFLRKHFGLCNLIPQVNNFVIFEGFFSTRSAPARRPFPRPRPEEPIKPYSLTERDFLREEPEPPWPFNLSRGSPVRGSLRPFLLRRDSPGAAGPPETPPRTEPPPRRASSLGRVGR
- the LOC131588419 gene encoding LWamide neuropeptides-like, producing the protein MGQELVPSGVMGQELVPSGVSGVGTGSQWGQWGRNWFPVGLWGRNWFPVGLWGRNWFPVGLWGRNWFPVGLWGRNWFPVGSVGQELVPSGVSGAGTGSQWGYGAGTGSQWGQWGRNWFPVGSVGQELVPSGVSGVGTGSQWGQWGRNWFPVGLWGRNWFPVGSVGQELVPSGVSGAGTGSQWGQWGRNWFPVGSVGQELVPSGVMGQELVPSGVSGAGTGSQWGQWGRNWFPVGSVGQELVPCGVMGQELVPSGVMGQELVPSGVSGAGTGSQWGYGAGTGSQWGQWGGNWFPVGSVGQELVPSGVGGHGGVAMEGGSVAMERSQWP